In the genome of Paenibacillus pabuli, the window TGATTGTGCTTTCCCACTGTTCGTGGTACTTGAAATCATTTGACGAACTTGCCCAGATTCTTAGCAAGGTTAGGACATGGGGACATCAATTATGTTTTGCCGAATGGGATGCACGAGTTACAGATGTGAGCCAACTCTCGCACTGGTTATCCGTTCTGATTCAGTCCCAGGTCGAATGTTACAAGGAGAACAGCTTCTCCAATGTGCGAACGCTGTTTACACCGGAGGACATCCAAGAGCTTGTCTCTTCGGCAGGCTGGACGATTAAGGAAGAGGTTTCGATCCATTCTCCCAAACTGCAGGACGGTCACTGGGAAACCGAAATGACATTGGCAGAAGCGCCTGTGGAACTGAAAATGCTTCCGATCCCGGATAAGGTAAGAACACTCCTTCTTTCCGAATTGAAATTACTTAGAACACATCACACCACAGGGCCTGGAACTCCATTGGGAACGTATGCAATTGTTGCCAAAAAGCAGTAAAGTAATAGCCATTTCCAGCAATTTATAAAAAAAGGTCTATCGACGTACTTTCACAGAAGACAGACCACGTTTAGCTGAAGTTTTTCTTGCGATAATTGAATTGTTCAGCTCTGCTGAAAACGTATAAATTCCATGATCCAAAAAAATGTGTTTACTTCATGATGGTAATTTTGATATTATAATCGCAATATCAAATGCGATGAAGAGATGAGTAGATAAAAAGCATTCTTTCACAGAGAGCTCCGGCAGCTGAAAAGGGGTAAAGAATTTTTTGTTGAATAAAGACTCAGAGCAGCACATTGGAACTCTACTAATTGAGGGATGGTGTGACAGGAGCTCCTGTTACAGAGCGAGAGTATAAGCGGATACGCATGATTGAATGCAGTAGTCCTTAACTCGAAGAGGCTGGTATGGTGACATATTGGCGAATCTGGGTGGTACCACGAGTGTAACAATCTCGTCCCTGAGACGTTTGTCTTGGGGATGGGATTTTTTGGTTTTTTCCGGGATGTTGGCTACACGCTTTGGAAATGCCTGAATAGTGTTTAATAAGGAGAAACTCACACCGAAAGGAAATGATGATTGATGTCAGCAAAATTGAAAGTCGGTATCGTCGGAGGAACGGGGATGGTAGGTCAGCGCTTTGTCGATCTGCTCAATGGACACCCATGGTTTGAAGTCACAGCTATTTCAGCTAGTGCCAACTCGGCAGGCAAAACATACGAAGAATCCGTTCAAGGCAGATGGAAGCTCGCTGTTCCAATCCCGGAAGCCGTGAAAAACATCGTGGTGCAGGATGCTTCCCAAGTGGAAGCTTTTGCGAGCCAGGTTGATTTTATATTCTGTGCTGTAGATATGAAAAAGAACGAAATTCAAGCGCTCGAAGAGGCTTATGCCAAAACGGGAACTCCGGTTGTTTCCAACAACTCGGCTCACCGCTGGACAGCGGATGTACCGATGGTCATTCCGGAAATTAACCCGGGGCATCTGGACGTGATTGAAGCTCAACGCAAACGTCTCGGAACCAAAACCGGATTCATTGCGGTTAAACCAAACTGCTCGATTCAGAGTTATGTACCTGCACTTCACGCGTTGCGCGAGTTCAATCCAACTCAAGTGGTAGCTTCCACATACCAAGCGATCTCTGGCGCAGGTAAAAACTTTACCGACTGGCCTGAAATGCTGGATAACGTGATTCCATATATCGGTGGCGAGGAAGAGAAAAGTGAACAGGAACCGCTTCGCATCTGGGGCAGCATTCAAAATAATGAGATTGTAAAAGCGTCCTCACCATTAATTACAACACAATGCATTCGTGTTCCGGTAACAGATGGTCACTTGGCGACCGTATTTGTATCCTTTGAGAACAAACCATCCAAAGAAGAAATTCTGGAGCGCTGGCTGCAATTCAAAGGTCGTCCGCAAGAACTGGGTCTGCCAAGCGCACCGAAACAGTTTATTACGTATTTTGAAGAAGAGAACAGACCACAAACGAAACTGGATCGTGACATCGAGCGCGGTATGGGCGTATCAACAGGCAGACTGCGCGAAGACTCCCTGTATGATTACAAGTTTGTAGGACTGTCCCACAACACGCTGCGAGGAGCAGCAGGCGGTGCTGTTCTGATCGCTGAATTGCTCAAAGCTGAAGGATATATTCAGCCAAAATAAACAGTCATGTGGAAATAGGAATAGATCGCATAGGGACCTGCATGTAGGCACTTTACTCCAAAGTGGCACTCATTGCAGGTCCTTTTTATGTATTGGAGATTGATGATATATTATAAAAATTTTATTTTATGTTAAAACTAATATGGTAAAATTTACATTGTAAATTCATGAGATTTCCGGTATTTTTATTAACGGCAAACTTTTCTTTTGTAAAGTAAAAGTAGATTGTCTTAGAAGGTAGCAATTGAAATGGAGAAGAAAGGAGGAAGAAATATTATGTCAGAAGTTGCTAGTCAAAGAATACATAAGCCAGGACCACAGCCAGTAAGTTTTGGTAGTTGGATGCTCACATTGTTCCTTATGATGATTCCGCTTGTAAACATTATTATGTTGTTTGTATGGGCATTCGGGGATTCGAATCCTTCAAAAGCCAATTATGCCAAAGCAGCATTGTTGTGGGCAGCGATTGGAATTGTAATATGGATACTTCTCGTTGTTCTGGGTGTTTCAGCAGCATTTTACGATTCGAATTATTAGGTTTAAAGAGAATTAGCACATAGTGTATAGTCATACCCCAAAAAGCGCCGACAATATTGTCGGCGTTTTTGATTTGCTTATGTTGTGCTAGGCCACAGACGTCTTATCGGCATTGTGCAGAGTCTGCGAGCGACGTCCGAGCAGGTATCCTGCAAGCGAAGCCAACATTTGCTGAAATACCATGCCGAGTACAACCGGGACGGCAACCGGGGGAGGGAAATAAGATACGGCAAGCACCGCTCCAGCACTAATATTACGCATGCCTCCGTTGAACACAAGAGCAACCTGATCCGCTTCATTCCAACCGAGCAATCGGGCAACGAAGTAACTCAGGGCGTAGCCAAATGAGGCCAGAAAAATAATGATGGCTGCCAGACCAGCGAGCTGCCAGTTGAAGTCAGCCAAATAGGGGGCAACAACAGAGCCATTAATCGCAACAACTGCTGCCATAAATAATTTGGAGAACGGATTCAGTCTTGGCCCCCAGACCGGAACAATGGCCCCTTTGGTCCATTCATTCAGAAGCATTCCGAGCAAGGAGGGGACAACGATCATCCAGAATAGACTGCTCATCATGGCCGCCATATCCAGCGATACACTAGTGCCGATCAATAAGGATAAGACACCCGGTACCACGAAAGGAGCAAGCATGGTGTCAATCAGGATAATCGACAGCGTCAGAGCGATATTGCCCCGATAAATGCTAACCCAGATAAAGCTGCTCACACCTGTCGGAATAACGGCAGCCAGAACAAGGCCTGTTATCGTGTAGGCATCCGTTGGAAAGACCAGGTGACCCATGCCAAGAGCAATCAGAGGCATCGCCAGATGCAAAATAAACAGACAAACAAACAGTGGAAAAGGCTTCTTAAGCACATTCACAAAATCCCTGATGCCGAGACTGATGCTTCCGGCAAACGTCATGAACGCAAAAAGCCATGGTGACAAAAAGGTATAAGAAGAAAGAAGACTCCCGCATAGAACGCCAATAACAATGCTGATTGGGGTAATCAGTGGCATGATGCGGTTCAAGCGTACATTTAATGCCTGAAGCATATTCTTGACATCCCTTTACCGTGTGATTCCTATATTATACATGTTAATAACGCGGATTGCAGACCCATTTGCAATGAAGCATACTGAGCAGTTATCATAAATTTGAAAAAACACTTCAAATGGAAGAAGAGGAGATGATCATGATTAAACGAAAAAGAAAACACACATTAGTGATGGCAGGCCTCATTGCGTCAAGTATTCTTGTGATATCGGCCTGTTCCGTAGTGGAACAAGCGAATCAAAGTTTGAGTTACGTTAGCGGGGCTACTGATTATATAGAGCAAGTATCGAACGCCGGAGCCGATCTGCAAGAGCTCGCATCAGGAGCGGTGAGTAACCCTGAAATAACCACTCAGGTACAGGAGAAAATTGATCAGATTCAGGCGGAAGCCAGCGAATTCTCTCAGTTAACAGCACCAGCGATCGGGGAAAGTATTCATGAAAATTTGGTCAGTTACAACAACCAATTAACCGAAGTTGTGGGTCAATTGGAGAACACGCTTGCAGAAGAGGGCTTTACGGCAGAAAACTGGGAGAAGACAGGAATTCCCGAATTGATCACCAATGTTAATAATTTGAAAGATCCGCTAAGTGGGCTCGGGAATGAATCCAATTAAGATTTTAAACAAGTAAGTCATTAAGCAGCGGAGTTCTCCCGCGAAAAGGGCACTATACCAAAGTGATTATCACTTGTGTACAGTGTCTTTTTTCATGTTTCTCATTTTTCGAGCCTGCTTTGGATGGGAACGGATGAATATTTAGCTTCGCACTAGCAAAACTATATATAGATTTTGTGTGTTCGATATGACATCTAGATCATATTGAAGTTAATTCCTCGTTGTTTGATCACGCGATGATACGTTTAACATGATTAGAATATGTCATAAATTATAGTTGCTTACTATAGTTCACCAAAATATGTTCTTATCAAAGGAGACCTGTGTTATGTCTGAACAACATGGAAAAGTAATTATTATTACGGGCGGAGCGAGTGGAATTGGCAAAGAAACAGCGCTTCAGCTATCGGATCAGGGTGCAACAATCGTTGTAGCTGATTACAATGAAGAGGGAGCCAAAAAACTTGCATCTGATATTGAAGCAGCTGGCGGCACAGCCGGAGCTTATAAGGTGGATGTATCCAAAGGGGATGAGATCAAAGCCCTGATCGACTGGACCGTAGAGAAATACGGAACATTGAGCGGTATTTTCAACAATGCGGGCATTGGACTTGTGAAGCCATTTCTGGAGATGGACCCGGAATCCTATCACCGAGTCATTGATGTAGACCAGCACAGTGTGTATTACGGCATGTATTATGGCGCCAAGAAAATGGTTGAACTGAATGTACAAGGCACCATCGTAAATACAGCATCGATCTATGGAAGTATTGCCGCTGTGGGAAGTTTTAACTATAATGCAGCCAAGGCGGCTGTCGTAATGATGTCCAAATCCGGCGCCTTGGAACTTGCCGAGCATGGCATCCGTGTGGTCGGTGTAGCGCCAGGCTTCATTGAGACACCGATTCTGGGTGATGACAAAGCAATGAAGGATGCACTTGCTACCCAACATATGCGCGGAGAGCTCATCCAACCGGAGAAAGTAGCGAGTGTAGTTACCTTCCTGTTCAGTGACGCTGCAAGTGCAGTGAATGGTACAACGGTTGCGGTAGATGATGGGTTCCTCAGCTTCAAAACAAAATAAGAATGAAGTTATGAGGCTATCCAGCCTGCCCTCCGAAAAATAAAAGGAAAAACGGTGCAGAACGAATAAATCGTTCCGCACCGTTTTTTTTGTGTTCAATATAAGACGAACATTCATTATGAAAATAATTCTATATAGTCATCCCGGTAGTTCGGAGAACATGATACAATAAGCAGGCATGCGCCTTTTATCATTTTGTGGTGTCATAAACAATACGCACACCCAGAGAGCCATAGCTCTCTTCTTTGTAGTGACATTGGGAGCATGTTTTTGTAGCGCATAACGCATCACTGTGAACTTGTAATTTTTCGTTGCACAGCGGGCATTTATTTTCAAAAAGAGTCTTCAACACGTTAAACATGCTTAATCACTCATTTCGGATTAATTTACTTGGTTTTTATTATAGCCGATTATTTTAACTGCGTATACTGTTTTTTTGCATCATTTTTACACCGCAAGAAAGGAAGAAAAACCGATGGATACTCTGCTTTTTGTCATCATGTTTATACTGGGTCTGATCGGTTCCTTCTTCTCCGGTTTGTTGGGTATTGGTGGAGCCATAATTAATTACCCGCTGTTGTTGTATGTACCTTCTCTCATGGGGCTGGAACCGTTCTCGGCACATGAGGTGTCCTCGATCAGCATGTTTCAGGTGTTTTTTGCCTCACTTGCTGGTGTGATTGCTTACCTTAGGAGGACAGGGAATGGGAATAAGAGCGAAGCTTTCATTCATAAAGGTCTGGTCGCTTATATGGGCTCCAGTATTCTTGTCGGCAGTCTGATTGGCGGCTTTATTTCCGGTCATCTGAATGAAGAAGTCATCAATCTGATCTATGGCATTCTGGCTATTATTGCGATTATGCTCATGCTGATCCCTGGGAAGGGAACAGAAGGCTCGGGAGGACATTTGGTGTTTAACACCTATGTTGCAGCAGGATCGGCTCTTGCCGTGGGAGTTGTCTCAGGAATTGTTGGTGCGGGTGGTGCTTTTATATTGATTCCGATCATGCTCACCGTGCTTCGAATCCCTACCCGGACGACCATCGCTTCTTCACTTGCCATTGTGTTCATCTCCGCCATTGGCGGGGTGGTAGGAAAGATTTTGGGTGGAGACATTCCGCTGGAGCCCATCATTTATACGGTTATCGGGA includes:
- a CDS encoding class I SAM-dependent methyltransferase; amino-acid sequence: MHESVIKDLIQYMDVEDNAAIQYIQTEHRLKLGLFWGITEGSRVLEIGCGQGDTTAVLAHLVGEHGYVHGVDIAPESYGAPLTVGEAAANLRKSPLGNRIRMDYDFDILSDQVQFAENEFDVIVLSHCSWYLKSFDELAQILSKVRTWGHQLCFAEWDARVTDVSQLSHWLSVLIQSQVECYKENSFSNVRTLFTPEDIQELVSSAGWTIKEEVSIHSPKLQDGHWETEMTLAEAPVELKMLPIPDKVRTLLLSELKLLRTHHTTGPGTPLGTYAIVAKKQ
- a CDS encoding bile acid:sodium symporter family protein → MLQALNVRLNRIMPLITPISIVIGVLCGSLLSSYTFLSPWLFAFMTFAGSISLGIRDFVNVLKKPFPLFVCLFILHLAMPLIALGMGHLVFPTDAYTITGLVLAAVIPTGVSSFIWVSIYRGNIALTLSIILIDTMLAPFVVPGVLSLLIGTSVSLDMAAMMSSLFWMIVVPSLLGMLLNEWTKGAIVPVWGPRLNPFSKLFMAAVVAINGSVVAPYLADFNWQLAGLAAIIIFLASFGYALSYFVARLLGWNEADQVALVFNGGMRNISAGAVLAVSYFPPPVAVPVVLGMVFQQMLASLAGYLLGRRSQTLHNADKTSVA
- a CDS encoding SDR family NAD(P)-dependent oxidoreductase: MSEQHGKVIIITGGASGIGKETALQLSDQGATIVVADYNEEGAKKLASDIEAAGGTAGAYKVDVSKGDEIKALIDWTVEKYGTLSGIFNNAGIGLVKPFLEMDPESYHRVIDVDQHSVYYGMYYGAKKMVELNVQGTIVNTASIYGSIAAVGSFNYNAAKAAVVMMSKSGALELAEHGIRVVGVAPGFIETPILGDDKAMKDALATQHMRGELIQPEKVASVVTFLFSDAASAVNGTTVAVDDGFLSFKTK
- a CDS encoding sulfite exporter TauE/SafE family protein → MDTLLFVIMFILGLIGSFFSGLLGIGGAIINYPLLLYVPSLMGLEPFSAHEVSSISMFQVFFASLAGVIAYLRRTGNGNKSEAFIHKGLVAYMGSSILVGSLIGGFISGHLNEEVINLIYGILAIIAIMLMLIPGKGTEGSGGHLVFNTYVAAGSALAVGVVSGIVGAGGAFILIPIMLTVLRIPTRTTIASSLAIVFISAIGGVVGKILGGDIPLEPIIYTVIGSLLGASLGSKVSSMINVRLLRYGLMVLIAFTAVKVWSSIL
- the asd gene encoding aspartate-semialdehyde dehydrogenase, with translation MSAKLKVGIVGGTGMVGQRFVDLLNGHPWFEVTAISASANSAGKTYEESVQGRWKLAVPIPEAVKNIVVQDASQVEAFASQVDFIFCAVDMKKNEIQALEEAYAKTGTPVVSNNSAHRWTADVPMVIPEINPGHLDVIEAQRKRLGTKTGFIAVKPNCSIQSYVPALHALREFNPTQVVASTYQAISGAGKNFTDWPEMLDNVIPYIGGEEEKSEQEPLRIWGSIQNNEIVKASSPLITTQCIRVPVTDGHLATVFVSFENKPSKEEILERWLQFKGRPQELGLPSAPKQFITYFEEENRPQTKLDRDIERGMGVSTGRLREDSLYDYKFVGLSHNTLRGAAGGAVLIAELLKAEGYIQPK
- a CDS encoding DUF6376 family protein — translated: MIKRKRKHTLVMAGLIASSILVISACSVVEQANQSLSYVSGATDYIEQVSNAGADLQELASGAVSNPEITTQVQEKIDQIQAEASEFSQLTAPAIGESIHENLVSYNNQLTEVVGQLENTLAEEGFTAENWEKTGIPELITNVNNLKDPLSGLGNESN